In Treponema primitia ZAS-2, a genomic segment contains:
- a CDS encoding AMP-dependent synthetase/ligase → MSTSTPWAYLDEYRGTYFNGTWPTFPETFRISVARHGDRPCFTIYEPDRISLTYKEALHIIEAVARWLHSRGVRKGDHIALTGKNSPEWTVAFIAIHFAGAVVVPIDYQLKQEELDLLLRTSGAKILFVDEEKHDRYAATLGGPNPGSLTEVVSLRKGIGTYIYDLDGPEANIDPATENDLAAILFTSGTMGNPKGVVLTHANLVSDNFLAQAHIDLFPEDVFYALLPIHHAYSMTVFIVVMACCSELVFGKRMVTKAILKDLKQAKITLFLGVPMLFNKLLAGIIRGVKQKGPIAYGFISLLMAFSGFIKKTFKVNPGKKIFHSLLEQASLSSVKTCICGGGPLAPSVFRKFNQLGINFIQGYGLTETSPIITLNPVDHYKETSVGKVIPQVDMRILRPDARGVGEVIVKGPVVMQGYYLMPHETAQAFTPDGYLKTGDLGYLDDEDYLYLTGRAKNMIVTDGGKNVYPEEIENEFQLYEEIDQIMIRGFVADKKLKVEDIEALVFPSPEYFSAAGVVSKDEIKLRIERIITEVNQRLLPYQKIGRTVILEEPMEMTTTKKIKRDAV, encoded by the coding sequence ATGAGCACAAGTACACCCTGGGCATATCTGGATGAGTACCGGGGAACTTATTTTAACGGAACCTGGCCGACCTTTCCGGAGACCTTTCGGATCTCCGTTGCCCGGCATGGTGATCGGCCCTGTTTTACCATTTATGAACCGGATCGCATTTCCCTTACCTATAAAGAAGCCCTGCATATCATTGAGGCGGTCGCCCGGTGGCTCCACAGTCGGGGGGTCCGCAAGGGGGACCATATTGCCCTGACGGGAAAAAATTCCCCTGAATGGACCGTAGCTTTTATCGCCATCCATTTCGCCGGGGCCGTGGTGGTTCCCATTGATTACCAGCTCAAGCAGGAGGAACTGGATCTGCTCCTGCGGACCTCGGGGGCCAAGATCCTCTTTGTGGATGAGGAAAAACACGACCGCTATGCCGCAACTCTGGGGGGCCCAAATCCCGGCTCTCTTACCGAAGTGGTCTCCCTTCGGAAGGGCATAGGAACCTATATATACGATCTGGATGGCCCTGAAGCGAATATAGACCCGGCAACAGAAAACGACCTGGCGGCGATCCTCTTTACCTCCGGGACCATGGGAAATCCCAAGGGAGTCGTGCTGACCCATGCCAATTTGGTTTCCGACAATTTCCTTGCCCAGGCCCATATCGATCTGTTCCCCGAGGATGTGTTCTACGCTCTCCTGCCCATACACCATGCCTACAGCATGACTGTCTTTATTGTGGTCATGGCCTGCTGTTCGGAACTGGTATTCGGCAAACGGATGGTTACCAAGGCCATACTCAAGGACCTGAAACAGGCGAAAATCACCCTGTTCCTGGGAGTTCCCATGCTTTTCAACAAGCTCCTGGCGGGGATCATCCGGGGGGTCAAGCAGAAGGGCCCCATTGCCTACGGCTTCATTTCCCTGCTCATGGCCTTTTCGGGATTTATCAAAAAGACCTTCAAGGTGAACCCGGGCAAAAAAATATTCCACTCCCTCCTGGAACAGGCCTCCCTGAGCTCGGTCAAGACCTGCATCTGCGGTGGCGGCCCCCTGGCGCCCAGTGTATTCCGGAAATTCAACCAGCTGGGGATCAACTTTATCCAGGGCTACGGCCTCACCGAAACATCCCCGATCATCACCCTGAACCCGGTGGATCATTACAAGGAAACCAGTGTAGGCAAGGTGATCCCTCAAGTAGATATGCGGATACTCCGCCCGGATGCGCGGGGGGTCGGGGAAGTTATTGTGAAGGGCCCGGTGGTCATGCAGGGTTACTACCTGATGCCCCATGAGACCGCCCAGGCCTTTACCCCGGATGGCTACCTTAAAACCGGCGACCTGGGCTACCTGGATGACGAGGACTACCTTTACCTGACCGGCCGCGCCAAAAACATGATCGTCACCGATGGGGGAAAGAATGTGTACCCCGAAGAAATCGAAAACGAATTTCAACTCTATGAAGAGATCGACCAGATTATGATCCGGGGCTTTGTGGCGGATAAGAAACTGAAGGTTGAAGATATCGAGGCCCTGGTATTCCCCAGCCCGGAGTACTTCAGTGCCGCCGGAGTAGTTTCAAAAGATGAGATTAAGCTGCGAATCGAAAGGATCATCACCGAGGTGAACCAGCGGCTCCTGCCGTATCAGAAGATAGGGCGGACCGTCATTCTGGAAGAGCCCATGGAGATGACCACTACGAAAAAGATCAAGCGGGACGCGGTGTAA
- the amrB gene encoding AmmeMemoRadiSam system protein B yields the protein MGALQKTINEKGRHPVVAGLFYPEEKIDLESQLCSLGLESGVGGKAAAIIAPHGAWNLSGAPAAAAFSAAAGRAWQRNGGEGISRVVILGTIHNKEDQGIFFSDSQFFETPLGRMWIDSEVSETLASCSTLFETNDIPHLKETSVEVLLPLVQFCFPGAAIVPVLMGGAQPRLVSALARALQVSLEPILNDTLLVISSNISLQDDEPGARSAAESCIRLLEEKKTAEFISGVQDGRISSCGGPLIAALLESGLVADRKVRLVSNPLLTAKGDWGHYTCYAGIAFE from the coding sequence ATGGGGGCGTTGCAAAAAACCATTAACGAAAAAGGCCGTCATCCCGTTGTGGCGGGTCTGTTTTATCCCGAGGAAAAAATAGACCTGGAGTCTCAGCTCTGTTCCTTGGGATTGGAAAGCGGCGTTGGGGGCAAGGCGGCGGCTATCATCGCCCCCCATGGGGCCTGGAACCTTTCCGGCGCCCCCGCAGCGGCGGCCTTTTCCGCAGCCGCAGGCAGGGCCTGGCAGCGGAATGGCGGTGAGGGTATAAGCCGGGTGGTGATCCTGGGCACTATTCACAATAAAGAAGATCAGGGGATCTTTTTTTCAGACTCCCAGTTTTTTGAAACCCCTCTAGGGCGGATGTGGATCGATTCCGAAGTATCCGAAACCCTTGCCTCCTGCAGCACCCTCTTTGAAACCAACGATATTCCCCACTTAAAGGAAACCTCTGTGGAGGTCCTGCTCCCCCTGGTGCAGTTCTGTTTCCCCGGCGCGGCCATAGTCCCGGTGCTCATGGGGGGCGCCCAGCCCCGACTGGTTTCAGCCCTGGCCCGGGCGCTCCAGGTAAGCCTGGAGCCCATCCTGAACGATACCCTGCTGGTGATTTCCTCAAACATCTCCCTCCAGGATGATGAGCCAGGCGCCCGTTCTGCGGCAGAAAGCTGTATCCGCTTGCTGGAAGAAAAGAAAACTGCCGAATTTATTTCCGGTGTCCAGGATGGCAGGATAAGTTCCTGCGGCGGCCCCCTGATCGCCGCCCTCCTGGAAAGCGGCCTTGTAGCGGACCGCAAGGTCCGTCTGGTCTCGAATCCCCTGCTTACCGCCAAAGGCGACTGGGGGCACTATACCTGTTATGCGGGGATTGCCTTTGAATAG
- a CDS encoding NFACT RNA binding domain-containing protein, with translation MSLNWKEINLILSELDLPGHQIQKVVQSAYDVLTLQIYGKGGAGTFLIAVTPGACRMHKTFRSVPKNDRPLRFAEFLKSRIVNGWIEEAEQLGDNRIVRLVIRQGKSRYRLYVRLWSNAANVVVTDETGAILDAMRRLPKRGELTGGQYEPEKVTVTSSAPDAKKVTVTDLKAPREYAVREFAPGSLAGVADDASFNEKIDAWYAEHGGALSLEALREQARRSYEGRMARLGASLERLREKEAEFGSAEKLREYGDIIMANIAAIRPGDAWLEAENFYAEPGSLIRIKLEPRKSPAAQGELYYEQYRKAKNGLADIKAELATGETELAALEQTLARLLEETNPLALHKLLRNKGGKPVAKADSKRPGLSFRRKDWLIIVGRDAAENDELLRRHVKGNDLWLHARDFPGSYVFIKQRSGKSVPLDILLDAGNLAIFYSKGRNNGEGDLFYTPVKFLRRVKNGPKGLVIPTQEKNLHIRVEEGRLKELEQCRIEKQ, from the coding sequence ATGTCCCTGAACTGGAAAGAAATCAACCTCATCCTCTCGGAACTGGATTTGCCGGGCCATCAGATTCAGAAGGTGGTACAAAGCGCCTACGATGTGCTGACCCTGCAAATCTACGGCAAGGGTGGCGCCGGAACCTTCCTTATCGCGGTCACCCCCGGGGCCTGTCGCATGCACAAAACTTTTCGCAGCGTGCCCAAGAATGACCGGCCTCTGCGTTTCGCCGAATTCCTCAAGTCCCGGATAGTCAACGGCTGGATTGAGGAGGCGGAGCAGCTGGGGGACAACCGCATTGTCCGGCTGGTGATTAGGCAGGGCAAAAGCCGGTACCGGCTCTACGTCCGGCTCTGGTCCAACGCCGCCAATGTGGTGGTGACCGATGAAACCGGTGCCATCCTGGACGCCATGCGCCGTCTCCCCAAACGGGGTGAACTTACCGGCGGGCAGTATGAGCCCGAAAAGGTGACTGTCACCAGTTCAGCGCCGGACGCCAAAAAGGTGACTGTCACCGATTTGAAGGCGCCTCGGGAGTACGCGGTTCGGGAATTTGCCCCGGGAAGTTTGGCTGGTGTTGCGGACGATGCTTCTTTCAACGAGAAAATCGACGCCTGGTATGCGGAACACGGGGGCGCCCTGTCCCTGGAAGCGCTGCGGGAACAGGCGCGGCGGAGTTACGAGGGGCGTATGGCCCGGCTCGGGGCTTCCCTGGAACGGCTGCGGGAAAAAGAGGCGGAGTTCGGTTCCGCAGAAAAGCTGCGGGAGTACGGGGATATCATCATGGCCAATATCGCCGCCATCAGGCCCGGGGATGCCTGGCTGGAAGCGGAGAATTTTTACGCCGAACCGGGGAGCCTTATCCGGATCAAGCTGGAGCCCCGCAAAAGCCCTGCCGCCCAGGGGGAACTCTACTATGAACAGTACCGCAAGGCTAAAAATGGGCTGGCGGATATCAAGGCCGAACTGGCCACCGGAGAAACGGAGCTCGCTGCCCTGGAACAGACTTTGGCGCGGCTGCTGGAGGAGACCAACCCCCTGGCCCTCCACAAATTGCTCAGAAACAAGGGCGGGAAGCCGGTTGCCAAGGCGGACAGCAAGCGGCCCGGACTTTCTTTCCGGCGCAAGGACTGGCTCATCATTGTGGGCAGGGACGCCGCTGAAAACGACGAGCTTCTGCGCCGGCACGTCAAGGGAAACGATCTCTGGCTCCACGCCCGGGACTTTCCCGGCTCCTACGTGTTTATCAAGCAGCGCTCCGGGAAGTCCGTGCCCCTGGACATACTCCTGGATGCGGGCAACCTGGCTATCTTCTACTCCAAGGGCCGTAATAACGGCGAAGGGGACCTGTTCTACACACCGGTAAAATTCTTGAGGCGGGTGAAGAACGGCCCCAAGGGGCTGGTGATCCCCACCCAGGAAAAAAATCTCCACATCAGGGTGGAGGAGGGGCGGCTCAAGGAACTGGAGCAGTGCCGGATAGAAAAACAGTAA
- a CDS encoding glycoside hydrolase family 3 N-terminal domain-containing protein produces MKPLPLLLLLYTLGTAPLCRALELGAGGGMEGQRRERAAGIAAAMDEKALAAQVLLTGLDGNGSLGTAMTDLLRDISPGGVMLFRMNLNMNKERIPAFLKTVSDLAALNTPLSRGAGNIRIPPFMAVDHEGGQIHRFVAGVERLPSPLSYWEAARTRDRNTVLRAIEEDAARSGRELRSLGITMNLAPVAELLDGENVTFLEDRSYGPDAAFVEEAAAAFIRGMASSGVACVAKHFPGNSGTDPHRAGAVLTEDREALNRRVRPFRGIITRESPAGIMVSHTIVNARQPGIQASRSPAVIQTWLRGELGFSGLVLGDDFSMGAISAAGLTEEAAVVEALIAGVDMVMTWPRSLSRVHRAILRALQEGRLSRERLEEAATRIIYEKICFGLMD; encoded by the coding sequence ATGAAGCCCCTGCCCCTGCTGCTGTTGCTCTATACCCTGGGAACCGCCCCTCTTTGCCGGGCCCTGGAATTGGGGGCAGGTGGCGGCATGGAGGGACAGCGCCGGGAACGGGCGGCGGGGATCGCGGCGGCCATGGATGAAAAGGCCCTGGCGGCACAGGTACTGCTCACCGGGCTGGACGGGAACGGCTCCCTGGGGACGGCCATGACAGACCTGCTCCGGGATATATCCCCCGGCGGGGTTATGCTGTTCCGGATGAACCTTAACATGAACAAGGAGCGCATCCCGGCTTTTCTCAAAACCGTTTCGGATCTGGCGGCTTTGAACACACCGCTTAGCCGGGGCGCCGGGAATATCCGGATCCCCCCCTTCATGGCGGTGGATCACGAAGGGGGGCAAATCCACCGTTTTGTCGCCGGGGTGGAACGGCTGCCTTCACCGTTGAGTTATTGGGAGGCGGCCCGGACAAGGGACAGAAACACTGTTCTCAGGGCGATCGAAGAAGACGCCGCCCGGTCGGGCCGGGAGCTGCGTTCCCTGGGGATCACGATGAACCTTGCCCCGGTAGCGGAACTGCTGGATGGGGAAAATGTTACGTTCCTGGAAGACCGCTCCTATGGGCCGGATGCCGCCTTTGTCGAGGAAGCCGCCGCCGCCTTTATCCGGGGCATGGCTTCCTCCGGGGTAGCCTGCGTGGCAAAGCACTTCCCCGGAAATTCCGGGACCGACCCCCACCGGGCAGGGGCGGTGCTGACCGAGGACAGGGAGGCCCTGAACCGCAGGGTCCGGCCCTTTAGGGGGATCATAACCCGGGAAAGCCCGGCGGGGATCATGGTTTCCCACACTATCGTTAACGCCCGGCAGCCGGGCATACAGGCCAGTCGTTCGCCAGCGGTGATACAAACCTGGCTCCGGGGGGAACTGGGGTTTTCAGGCCTGGTCCTGGGGGACGATTTTTCCATGGGGGCGATCAGCGCCGCCGGGTTAACGGAGGAAGCGGCGGTAGTGGAAGCGCTTATCGCCGGGGTAGATATGGTGATGACCTGGCCCCGGAGCCTCAGCCGCGTTCACCGGGCAATACTCCGGGCACTGCAGGAAGGACGGCTTTCCCGGGAGCGGCTTGAAGAAGCGGCAACCCGGATCATATATGAAAAAATCTGCTTTGGATTAATGGATTAA
- a CDS encoding RluA family pseudouridine synthase, translating into MNTIIEEERILYADEQCVAVNKRCGEACEGTEKGMVSLPALLEDRFGGPITAVHRLDVPASGCVLFARTPKALAFLNKAFASGKAQKYYWAVIEMPPPELNLAETGELIHWLIEDKKRNKSIAYGEEGPSRRKGQLRYRIAGRGERYLFLEIELISGRHHQIRAQLAALGLRIRGDLKYGAKRSEKTGGIRLHARSLRFDAPWKKEQILVTAAPPLRDRLWEDFEKLE; encoded by the coding sequence ATGAACACTATTATTGAAGAAGAACGTATCCTGTATGCGGACGAACAGTGTGTCGCCGTAAACAAACGCTGCGGGGAAGCCTGCGAGGGCACCGAAAAGGGCATGGTCTCCCTGCCCGCCCTCCTGGAGGATCGCTTTGGCGGCCCAATTACCGCAGTTCACCGGCTGGACGTCCCCGCCTCAGGCTGCGTCCTCTTTGCCCGCACCCCAAAGGCCCTGGCCTTTCTCAACAAAGCCTTCGCCTCAGGAAAAGCACAGAAATACTACTGGGCGGTCATCGAAATGCCGCCTCCGGAACTGAACCTGGCTGAAACCGGGGAACTGATCCACTGGCTCATAGAAGATAAAAAGCGCAATAAAAGTATTGCCTACGGCGAAGAGGGTCCCAGCAGAAGGAAGGGGCAGCTCCGCTACCGCATTGCGGGCCGGGGGGAGCGCTACCTTTTCTTGGAAATAGAACTGATCTCAGGCCGGCACCACCAGATCCGCGCCCAATTAGCCGCCCTGGGCCTCCGCATCCGGGGAGACCTGAAATACGGGGCAAAGCGCAGCGAAAAAACCGGGGGCATACGGCTCCACGCACGATCACTGCGCTTCGACGCTCCCTGGAAAAAGGAACAGATACTGGTCACTGCGGCGCCGCCCCTGCGGGACCGGCTCTGGGAGGACTTTGAAAAACTGGAATAA
- a CDS encoding ATP-binding protein, whose protein sequence is MDKRKTRFFNTTGPCNPEDHYMLPPEERLVGTQLHRYIGDKLYWVLHAPRQTGKTTFLQSWMREINAGDEAISCYVSVETCQGVPEAERAIPVICDAVRRWSEQYDLPVPAIEDETPQSRLNSILANWAKLVAPKPLIVLFDEVDVLTGDALISFLRQLRDGFASRSVGKFPVSIALVGMRDLKDYITAAKGGIPVNPGSPFNIKADSGTIANFHKKDVERLFAQRTTETGQRISPEALDYVYGQSHGQPWLVNSLFMRATMRILDADSTETVTIDHVREAREQMIQARETHLDSLGARLQDERVRWVIQAIITGETDRLLGRTNPDVEFCMDMGLVEWNSGTGFTIANPVYEEILTRYLNSAYHDSLPSPKTWCWQKSDGKLDMDALLREFQAFWQNNSEVWERQADYMEAFPHLLLMAFLQRVTNGSGRIEREYAAGSGRMDLAVEYRGDWNIIEVKLLRQGRSFEAIMAEGIKQTLGYRDSFFPVHASREAQAPCYLLIFDRRPDKPAWQERIKWIDAEGLTVLGC, encoded by the coding sequence ATGGACAAACGTAAAACTCGTTTTTTCAATACCACCGGCCCCTGTAATCCCGAGGATCACTACATGCTGCCCCCGGAAGAGCGGCTGGTGGGGACCCAGCTGCACCGCTATATCGGGGACAAGCTCTATTGGGTGCTCCATGCCCCCCGGCAGACCGGGAAAACTACCTTCCTGCAGAGCTGGATGCGGGAGATAAACGCTGGGGATGAGGCTATTTCCTGTTATGTCAGCGTGGAGACCTGCCAGGGGGTTCCGGAAGCTGAACGGGCAATACCGGTTATATGCGATGCGGTCAGAAGGTGGTCGGAGCAATACGATCTGCCTGTTCCTGCCATTGAGGATGAAACCCCCCAATCCCGGCTAAACAGTATACTGGCTAATTGGGCAAAACTGGTCGCCCCCAAACCGCTTATTGTCCTGTTTGACGAAGTGGATGTCCTTACCGGGGATGCCCTGATCAGCTTTCTGCGCCAGCTGCGGGATGGATTTGCCTCTCGTAGTGTCGGCAAATTCCCCGTATCCATTGCCCTGGTGGGAATGCGGGACCTGAAGGACTATATCACCGCCGCCAAGGGCGGCATTCCGGTGAACCCCGGCTCGCCCTTTAACATCAAAGCAGATTCAGGAACTATCGCTAATTTCCATAAGAAAGATGTGGAGCGGCTCTTTGCCCAGCGGACCACAGAAACGGGGCAGCGGATTAGTCCGGAGGCCTTGGATTATGTGTATGGCCAGTCCCATGGGCAGCCCTGGCTGGTGAATTCCCTTTTTATGCGGGCCACTATGCGGATACTGGATGCGGATAGCACGGAAACGGTGACCATTGACCATGTCCGGGAGGCCCGGGAGCAGATGATCCAGGCCCGGGAAACCCACCTGGACTCCCTGGGGGCCCGCTTGCAGGATGAGCGGGTACGGTGGGTGATACAGGCCATCATAACCGGCGAAACAGACCGGCTTCTGGGGCGGACGAATCCGGATGTGGAGTTTTGCATGGACATGGGCCTGGTCGAGTGGAATAGCGGGACCGGCTTTACCATCGCAAACCCGGTGTATGAGGAAATCCTCACCCGGTACCTGAACTCCGCCTACCACGACAGCCTGCCATCCCCCAAAACCTGGTGCTGGCAGAAAAGCGACGGGAAGCTGGACATGGACGCCTTGCTCCGGGAATTCCAGGCCTTCTGGCAGAACAACTCCGAAGTATGGGAACGGCAGGCGGATTATATGGAAGCTTTCCCTCATCTGCTGCTCATGGCCTTTCTGCAGCGGGTTACCAACGGGAGCGGCCGCATTGAGCGGGAATATGCAGCGGGCAGCGGGAGGATGGATCTGGCGGTGGAATACCGGGGCGACTGGAATATTATCGAGGTAAAGTTGCTGCGCCAGGGGAGGAGCTTTGAGGCGATAATGGCCGAAGGTATCAAACAGACCTTGGGCTACCGGGACAGTTTTTTTCCGGTCCATGCTTCGCGGGAAGCTCAAGCGCCTTGCTATTTGCTTATCTTTGACCGCCGCCCGGACAAACCTGCTTGGCAGGAGCGGATCAAGTGGATCGATGCGGAGGGGCTTACGGTGCTTGGGTGCTAA
- a CDS encoding DUF554 domain-containing protein, whose product MLGPVVNAAAIVVCALVGCFLIRGIPGRFEEILKKAIGLSIVYVGIKGALDNQMVLLLIMSMVIGAVLGELINIDRLMNLFGNWAERKLKMSGGAFSKGFVSASILFCTGSMAIVGSMQSGLLGNHETLFAKSVLDGSISLVFAASMGIGVVFSAIPVFVYQAGIALASMAIKDLLSPEIIREMSAVGNLLVAAIGFNFLGVKEIKVANLIPAIFIPWLYLGIKTLF is encoded by the coding sequence ATGTTAGGACCGGTGGTTAATGCGGCGGCGATTGTGGTATGTGCCCTGGTGGGTTGTTTTCTCATCCGGGGAATTCCCGGGCGTTTCGAGGAGATTCTTAAAAAGGCCATAGGCCTTTCCATTGTATATGTGGGGATCAAGGGCGCCCTGGACAATCAAATGGTCCTCCTTTTGATCATGAGTATGGTAATCGGGGCGGTCCTGGGGGAACTTATCAATATTGACCGGCTGATGAACCTCTTCGGGAACTGGGCGGAGCGGAAGCTCAAGATGAGCGGAGGGGCCTTTTCCAAGGGTTTTGTATCCGCCAGCATACTTTTCTGCACCGGGTCCATGGCCATTGTGGGGTCCATGCAGAGCGGCCTCCTGGGGAACCATGAGACCCTCTTTGCCAAATCCGTGCTGGACGGATCCATTTCCCTGGTTTTTGCCGCCTCCATGGGCATAGGGGTGGTTTTTTCTGCCATCCCGGTATTTGTCTACCAGGCGGGGATAGCCCTGGCCTCCATGGCCATCAAAGACCTCCTCAGCCCGGAAATCATCCGGGAAATGTCCGCCGTGGGGAACCTCCTGGTAGCGGCCATAGGTTTCAATTTCCTGGGGGTAAAGGAAATCAAGGTGGCCAACCTGATCCCGGCGATTTTTATCCCCTGGCTTTACCTGGGAATAAAAACTTTGTTTTAA
- the fliS gene encoding flagellar export chaperone FliS has protein sequence MAYSNQLSAYKETRIKTASQGQLIIMLYDEAVKQLDHGLELLEKDAAGKKDPGRIEKISKSILKTQEIVTELMASLNFDLGGEIAQNLFSLYTWFNKELLGANIDQDILRISRVRNMLNDLRSAWSAIIATTSMEGIKSPSTGVNIAG, from the coding sequence TTGGCATATTCAAATCAACTATCCGCTTACAAAGAGACCCGAATCAAAACGGCAAGTCAGGGTCAGCTCATCATCATGCTCTACGACGAGGCGGTAAAACAACTGGATCATGGTCTTGAACTTTTGGAAAAAGATGCCGCAGGCAAAAAAGACCCCGGCAGGATCGAAAAAATCAGCAAATCCATCCTGAAAACCCAAGAAATCGTCACCGAACTGATGGCTTCCCTGAATTTTGACCTGGGTGGAGAGATCGCCCAAAACCTCTTTTCCCTCTACACCTGGTTCAACAAGGAACTGCTGGGGGCCAACATCGACCAGGACATCCTGCGCATTTCAAGGGTCCGCAATATGCTGAACGATCTCCGAAGCGCCTGGAGCGCCATAATCGCCACCACTTCCATGGAAGGGATCAAGAGCCCCTCCACGGGCGTCAATATTGCCGGCTAA
- a CDS encoding flagellar biosynthesis protein FlgN, which translates to MDKQQTIIEKGDTQALLSHVELEEQILAEIFAIQKTMDPMEELYRTVALTSEKGDGEIAELKSTLEGLKQEAAARSERNKDLLSKRMAEIQGELKGLRGNPYAARPSIYSGDAPSMIDLKG; encoded by the coding sequence CTGGACAAACAACAGACCATCATCGAAAAAGGCGATACTCAAGCACTGCTTTCCCATGTAGAACTGGAAGAACAAATTCTGGCTGAGATCTTCGCCATCCAGAAAACCATGGACCCAATGGAGGAGCTGTACCGCACTGTGGCGCTTACCTCGGAAAAGGGCGACGGCGAAATCGCTGAACTCAAATCCACCCTGGAAGGGCTCAAGCAGGAAGCTGCGGCCCGGTCCGAACGGAACAAGGACCTGCTTTCCAAGCGCATGGCGGAAATCCAGGGGGAACTCAAGGGTCTCCGGGGTAACCCCTACGCAGCCCGTCCTTCAATTTACTCAGGCGACGCTCCTTCCATGATAGACCTGAAGGGTTAA
- a CDS encoding type II toxin-antitoxin system Phd/YefM family antitoxin → MTIGTFDAKTHLSEMLDEIQKGRDYVITKRGVPIARLIPYAEDKKVSRRKITKELKEIRNRTTGEPFSIREAIEDGRP, encoded by the coding sequence ATGACTATTGGAACCTTCGATGCTAAAACCCATCTGTCAGAAATGCTGGATGAAATTCAAAAAGGGCGGGACTACGTTATCACCAAACGAGGGGTACCCATTGCCAGGTTAATACCCTATGCAGAAGATAAAAAAGTATCCCGCCGGAAAATAACCAAAGAACTGAAAGAAATCAGGAACAGAACGACCGGTGAGCCTTTTAGTATCCGTGAAGCCATAGAAGACGGCAGACCGTGA
- a CDS encoding type II toxin-antitoxin system VapC family toxin has protein sequence MNYILDCSFITPLILAEDDSNKIENKFNKISEADVLYVPQLFWYEIANVMKKAIARKRITKLDAIHSLDLLSSYSLHTDTETGPAYSTLLLEIAGKYDLYCYDASYLELAIRKGGVMGTNDGNLARACKKAGIKTIL, from the coding sequence GTGAATTATATTTTAGACTGTTCATTCATTACCCCTCTCATACTCGCCGAGGATGATTCAAATAAAATTGAAAATAAGTTTAATAAAATAAGCGAAGCAGATGTACTCTATGTACCACAGTTATTCTGGTACGAAATAGCAAATGTAATGAAAAAAGCAATCGCCAGAAAACGTATCACCAAGCTTGATGCCATACACAGCCTGGATCTATTATCAAGCTATTCCCTGCATACGGATACAGAAACAGGGCCTGCCTATTCAACGCTCCTTTTGGAAATTGCAGGAAAGTATGACCTCTATTGTTATGACGCTTCATACCTTGAATTGGCGATCAGAAAAGGCGGCGTTATGGGAACCAATGACGGCAATCTTGCCAGAGCTTGTAAAAAAGCAGGGATTAAAACAATTTTATAA
- a CDS encoding aspartyl protease family protein, translating into MVGTVYEEITLKNLGDVSAVERGHLAEPEIRQTTVRSVVDTGAETLVISEAVQKELGLRTEHLRESTLANGEKVVCKIAEAVKVQWKDRSMACEPWVLPGAAEVLLGSIPLENMDLMVDPTERKLVGVHGDEPLGRIY; encoded by the coding sequence ATGGTGGGAACGGTGTATGAAGAAATCACCCTGAAAAACCTGGGCGATGTAAGTGCGGTTGAGCGTGGGCATCTGGCGGAACCGGAAATCCGTCAAACGACGGTACGGTCCGTCGTCGATACCGGGGCGGAGACCCTGGTTATCAGCGAAGCAGTGCAGAAAGAGCTGGGCCTGCGGACGGAACACCTGCGCGAATCCACCCTGGCAAATGGGGAAAAAGTGGTCTGCAAGATAGCCGAGGCCGTAAAGGTGCAATGGAAGGACCGCTCCATGGCCTGTGAACCCTGGGTGCTTCCCGGCGCGGCGGAGGTGCTCCTGGGCTCAATCCCCCTGGAAAACATGGACCTCATGGTGGACCCCACGGAACGGAAACTGGTCGGCGTCCACGGCGACGAGCCCCTGGGGCGTATTTATTAG